The Akkermansia muciniphila genome contains a region encoding:
- a CDS encoding SWIM zinc finger family protein — translation MCEDDDKPLKREDLRKRAEARAAELAAEGMELHPVTASGRNLAKKFWGKEWMKSLGACEVYGMRLAPGRTYLRYGCVLDVKAAPGRMDALVMGEHLYEVRVEAEPPDEEALARLRGRCAGHVGSWIDLLKGNVSPELMEILCSPEGGLFPRPEEWRFSCSCPDWADLCKHAAAVLYAFGVMLDEQPELLFTLRGMEPSALIPSAPVSSPEGEDSLGGDSSSLSDIFGIRLD, via the coding sequence ATGTGTGAAGATGATGACAAGCCTCTCAAACGGGAGGATTTGCGGAAACGCGCGGAGGCCAGGGCGGCGGAGCTGGCCGCGGAAGGGATGGAACTGCATCCCGTAACGGCTTCCGGGCGCAACCTGGCCAAGAAGTTCTGGGGAAAGGAATGGATGAAAAGCCTGGGCGCGTGCGAGGTGTACGGCATGCGGCTGGCTCCGGGGCGTACGTATTTGCGTTATGGCTGTGTTCTGGACGTGAAAGCGGCTCCCGGACGCATGGACGCCCTGGTGATGGGAGAGCATTTGTATGAAGTGCGCGTGGAAGCGGAGCCACCGGATGAAGAAGCGCTGGCGCGGCTCCGCGGGCGGTGCGCCGGGCATGTCGGCTCCTGGATTGACCTGCTGAAAGGGAATGTGTCTCCGGAGCTGATGGAAATCCTGTGCAGCCCGGAGGGTGGGCTGTTTCCCCGGCCGGAAGAGTGGCGTTTTTCCTGCTCGTGCCCGGATTGGGCGGATTTATGCAAGCATGCGGCGGCGGTGTTATACGCCTTTGGCGTGATGCTGGACGAACAACCTGAGTTGCTGTTCACGCTGCGCGGCATGGAGCCCTCCGCCCTGATTCCGTCTGCTCCGGTTTCCTCTCCCGAAGGGGAGGATTCCCTGGGAGGGGATTCCAGCTCCCTTTCGGACATCTTCGGCATCAGGCTGGATTGA
- a CDS encoding ATP-binding protein, protein MDEIKNPFSPGAGSPPPELVGRSGIIRQTEVLLGRTLNRKPEKSMLLTGLRGVGKTVLLNEMERLAQRHGYHTISIEAHENKSLGACLAPYLRKLFFEFNRLAGASDKVKKGLIALRNFIGTIKINYGDFGLDLDPLPGVADSGDLENDLPELFQALSEAALEKQSAVAILIDEIQYFKEKELSALIMAMHRIQQRQSPIVLMGAGLPILPGLAGDSKSYAERLFSFPDVGALSRKDVARALQEPARREGAVFTDEALDKIYRLTHGYPYFLQEWGYQAWKQAQTEQITLDVINQATEKVIERLDQNFFRVRFNRLTPGEKKFLRAMAELRSERMRAGDIAQVLGITVNKIGPNRAHLMKKGMIYSPSYGELAFTVPLFGDFMLRTIPEEH, encoded by the coding sequence ATGGATGAAATAAAAAATCCGTTTTCACCAGGCGCCGGCTCTCCTCCTCCCGAACTGGTCGGAAGGTCCGGAATTATCAGGCAAACGGAAGTTCTGTTGGGACGTACTTTGAACAGGAAGCCGGAAAAGAGCATGCTCCTGACTGGCTTGAGAGGGGTAGGCAAGACAGTGCTGCTTAATGAAATGGAACGTTTGGCCCAGCGGCATGGATACCATACGATTTCAATTGAAGCGCATGAAAACAAATCTTTAGGCGCCTGCCTTGCCCCCTACTTGCGGAAGTTGTTTTTTGAATTCAATAGATTGGCCGGAGCAAGTGACAAGGTGAAGAAGGGGCTGATTGCACTTAGAAATTTCATTGGGACTATCAAAATTAATTATGGGGATTTTGGATTGGACCTGGACCCTTTACCGGGAGTAGCGGATAGCGGGGATCTTGAAAATGATTTGCCGGAGCTTTTTCAAGCCTTGTCGGAAGCCGCTTTGGAGAAGCAATCTGCCGTGGCTATACTTATTGATGAAATTCAATATTTCAAGGAGAAGGAGTTAAGCGCGCTTATCATGGCCATGCATAGAATTCAGCAGCGGCAGAGTCCAATCGTCCTGATGGGCGCCGGATTGCCCATTTTGCCGGGATTGGCCGGGGATTCCAAATCCTATGCCGAACGTTTATTCAGTTTTCCTGATGTGGGGGCTTTATCCCGGAAAGATGTCGCCCGCGCTTTACAGGAACCTGCCAGAAGAGAAGGCGCCGTATTCACGGATGAAGCCCTTGATAAAATATATAGGCTTACTCATGGGTATCCGTATTTTTTACAGGAATGGGGGTATCAGGCATGGAAGCAGGCGCAAACCGAACAGATTACATTGGATGTCATTAATCAGGCAACGGAGAAAGTGATAGAGCGGCTGGATCAGAATTTTTTCCGGGTGAGGTTTAACCGGCTTACCCCCGGAGAGAAAAAATTCCTGAGGGCCATGGCAGAGTTAAGGTCGGAAAGAATGAGAGCGGGAGATATTGCACAGGTTTTGGGTATTACCGTGAACAAGATAGGCCCCAATAGAGCTCATTTAATGAAAAAGGGGATGATCTATAGTCCTTCATATGGAGAATTGGCATTTACGGTACCCTTATTTGGCGATTTCATGTTGAGAACCATTCCCGAAGAGCACTAG
- the eno gene encoding phosphopyruvate hydratase produces the protein MKEMRIAKITGREILDSRGNPTIEADVYLEGGAVGTAGVPSGASTGEHEAWELRDGDMTRYQGKGVTKAVDNIRNIIAPALIGLEATEQTTADALMRSLDGTFNKAKLGANAVLGVSLALAKAAAAQLRQPLYRYLGGPNAKVLPVPMMNIINGGAHSDAPIDFQEFMIVPAGAPTFREALRYGAEVFHALKSVLHARGLSTAVGDEGGFAPRLNSAEDALDCIAQAVDKAGYRFGEDISIALDVASSEFYDAESGLYVFKKSDGSRRTAEELTDYYVELKKKYPIVSIEDGCAENDWDGWKTLTEKLGGSTQLVGDDLFVTNVEFLRKGIHLGVANSILVKVNQIGSLTETLDAVELAMGNRYTAVISHRSGETEDATIADIAVGTNAGQIKTGSLSRSDRMAKYNRLLRIEEELGESARYGNGFGLF, from the coding sequence ATGAAAGAAATGCGCATCGCAAAAATAACAGGGCGTGAAATCCTGGATTCACGCGGCAACCCCACCATTGAAGCGGACGTTTACCTGGAAGGCGGAGCCGTAGGCACGGCAGGCGTCCCCAGCGGAGCTTCCACCGGAGAACATGAGGCCTGGGAACTCCGGGACGGCGACATGACCCGGTACCAGGGCAAAGGCGTCACGAAGGCCGTGGACAATATCCGCAATATCATCGCTCCGGCCCTGATTGGCCTGGAAGCGACGGAACAAACCACGGCGGATGCGCTGATGCGCTCCCTGGACGGAACCTTCAACAAGGCCAAACTGGGCGCCAACGCCGTTCTGGGCGTTTCCCTGGCCCTGGCGAAAGCGGCGGCGGCCCAGCTCCGGCAGCCCCTGTACCGTTACCTGGGCGGCCCGAACGCCAAGGTTCTGCCCGTGCCCATGATGAACATCATCAACGGCGGCGCCCATTCCGACGCGCCCATTGATTTTCAGGAATTCATGATCGTTCCCGCCGGAGCCCCCACCTTCCGGGAAGCGCTGCGCTACGGCGCGGAAGTCTTCCATGCGCTGAAATCCGTCCTGCACGCGCGCGGCCTTTCCACCGCCGTGGGGGACGAGGGCGGCTTTGCCCCCAGGCTGAATTCCGCGGAAGACGCCCTGGACTGCATCGCGCAGGCCGTAGACAAGGCCGGCTACCGGTTCGGGGAGGACATCTCCATCGCCCTGGATGTGGCTTCCTCCGAATTTTACGATGCGGAATCCGGCCTGTACGTCTTCAAGAAATCCGACGGCAGCCGCAGGACCGCCGAAGAACTGACGGATTATTACGTGGAACTGAAGAAAAAGTACCCCATCGTCTCCATTGAAGACGGCTGTGCGGAAAACGACTGGGACGGCTGGAAAACCCTGACGGAAAAACTGGGCGGAAGCACCCAGCTCGTCGGGGACGACCTCTTTGTCACCAACGTGGAATTCCTGAGGAAAGGCATCCATCTTGGCGTCGCCAACTCCATTCTGGTGAAGGTGAACCAGATCGGTTCCCTCACGGAAACGCTGGACGCCGTGGAACTGGCCATGGGCAACCGCTACACAGCTGTCATTTCCCACCGCTCCGGAGAAACGGAAGACGCCACCATTGCGGACATTGCCGTGGGAACCAACGCCGGCCAGATCAAGACCGGCTCCCTGAGCCGGTCCGACCGCATGGCCAAATACAACCGCCTCCTCAGGATTGAAGAGGAGCTGGGAGAATCCGCCCGTTACGGCAACGGATTCGGCCTGTTCTGA
- a CDS encoding deoxyribonuclease IV has translation MLYLGCHLSSAKGYEAMGKVALSIGANTFQFFTRNPRGSKAKAIDGQDIARFLKLAGDNSFGTLLAHAPYTLNPCSADPNVTRFAAQVLQEDLALMEHLPGNLYNFHPGCHLGQGAERGIELVAEQLNGVLTPELTTTVLLETMSGKGSEVGRTFEELAAIMERVELKDKLGVCLDTCHVYSAGYDIVNSLDAVLEQFDSVLGLERLHAIHLNDSMTPFSSFKDRHETIGKGSLGEQAFINIINHPALRELPFFLETPRDDAGHGEEIAWLKEHYRG, from the coding sequence ATGTTATATCTCGGATGCCACCTCTCCTCCGCAAAAGGTTACGAAGCCATGGGCAAGGTAGCCCTCTCCATTGGCGCCAACACCTTCCAGTTCTTTACGCGCAATCCCCGCGGAAGCAAGGCCAAGGCCATTGACGGTCAGGATATTGCCCGCTTCCTGAAACTGGCCGGGGACAACAGCTTCGGTACCCTGCTGGCGCACGCCCCCTACACGCTGAACCCCTGCTCCGCAGATCCCAACGTCACCCGCTTCGCCGCCCAGGTGCTTCAGGAAGACCTGGCGCTCATGGAGCATCTGCCGGGCAACCTCTACAACTTTCATCCCGGCTGCCACCTGGGACAGGGAGCGGAACGCGGCATTGAACTGGTGGCGGAACAACTGAACGGCGTGCTCACGCCGGAACTGACAACCACCGTCCTGCTGGAAACCATGTCCGGCAAGGGAAGCGAAGTCGGCAGGACCTTTGAAGAACTGGCCGCCATCATGGAGCGGGTGGAACTGAAGGATAAGCTGGGCGTCTGCCTGGACACCTGCCACGTTTACTCCGCCGGGTACGACATCGTCAACAGCCTGGACGCCGTGCTGGAACAGTTTGATTCCGTGCTGGGCCTGGAACGCCTGCATGCCATCCACCTGAACGACAGCATGACGCCGTTCTCCTCCTTCAAGGACCGCCATGAAACCATCGGCAAGGGGAGCCTGGGAGAACAGGCCTTCATCAACATCATCAACCATCCCGCCTTGCGGGAACTGCCCTTCTTCCTGGAAACGCCACGGGACGACGCCGGACACGGCGAGGAAATAGCCTGGCTGAAAGAGCATTACCGCGGCTGA